A region of Streptomyces halobius DNA encodes the following proteins:
- a CDS encoding transglycosylase domain-containing protein produces the protein MGRAEARRAQRGSARRAKPKQKKSRIRRLFTWKKILGTFFGVCLVGMAGFIGLYLYVDVPSADEANAQARAQGNIFKYADGTVMARDGVNRENVPLSRVPREVQHAFVAAENKTFYTDSGVDLKGTLRGIAKTLMGEGKQGGSTITQQYVKNYYLSQEQTVSRKLQEIVISLKADDKLTKDEILAGYLNTSYYGRGAWGIQAAAQAYYGVDVEKLTVSQGAYLASLLQAPSQYDWATATEAGRKRVKERWAYTLNNMVEMDWLSKQDRAKQSFRVPQDPKPLPGLSGQTGYFVEAAKDELLAKGIDEKKFEAGGWTITLGIEKNKQRDLEKAVKRRLTDSLNPKLRKVDQDAQLGAASVDPKTGRVVAMYGGTGYTKHWVNNALRSDYQPASTFKPLILASAMENEAKTQDNVRITPNTIYDGRNRRPVVGGTIPFAPPNEDEREYGKISVQTAMNNSVNSVFAQMGEDVGLDNVKKTAVSLGMNGSKIDVKPAMTLGTMGASPLQMAGAYATLDNHGRKVTPSLVVKAEHGIEGEMTLPDPIGDRVLSRQTADTVTSVLAGVVNDGTASGAVKNTAYKAVGKTGTSDDNKSAWFVGYTPKLVTAVGMFGENSKADGKIPQGAQVTLKGTGGGGRVNGGGYPARVWADYTAAALGSDIGADFDLETDLGAGVPPPPSPTPTTPPSPTPSPSQSPSGTPSQTPSGTPSQTPTPTGPPTPTGPPTSTPTGTFPPDGGTTDGSDGDPDNKPNRGGREPVSGLE, from the coding sequence ATGGGCCGAGCGGAAGCGAGACGGGCACAGCGAGGGAGTGCCCGCCGAGCCAAACCGAAACAGAAGAAGAGCCGGATACGCCGGCTCTTCACCTGGAAGAAGATCCTCGGGACCTTCTTCGGCGTGTGCCTGGTGGGCATGGCCGGCTTCATCGGGCTGTACCTGTACGTGGACGTGCCGTCTGCGGACGAGGCCAACGCACAGGCCAGGGCGCAGGGCAACATCTTCAAGTACGCCGACGGCACGGTCATGGCCCGGGACGGCGTCAACCGCGAGAACGTCCCGCTCAGCCGGGTCCCCCGCGAAGTGCAGCACGCCTTCGTGGCCGCCGAGAACAAGACCTTCTACACCGACTCCGGCGTGGATCTGAAGGGCACCCTCCGCGGCATCGCGAAGACCCTCATGGGCGAGGGCAAGCAGGGCGGCTCGACGATCACCCAGCAGTATGTGAAGAACTACTACCTGAGCCAGGAGCAGACGGTCAGCCGCAAGCTCCAGGAGATCGTGATCTCTCTCAAGGCCGACGACAAGCTCACCAAGGACGAAATCCTCGCCGGCTACCTCAACACCAGCTACTACGGCCGCGGCGCATGGGGCATCCAGGCCGCCGCACAGGCGTACTACGGCGTGGACGTCGAGAAGCTCACCGTCTCGCAGGGCGCCTATCTCGCCTCGCTGCTGCAGGCGCCGAGCCAGTACGACTGGGCCACCGCGACCGAAGCCGGCAGGAAGCGGGTCAAGGAGCGCTGGGCCTACACGCTCAACAACATGGTCGAGATGGACTGGCTCTCCAAGCAGGACCGCGCCAAGCAGAGCTTCCGCGTGCCGCAGGACCCCAAGCCGCTGCCCGGCCTGTCCGGCCAGACCGGCTACTTCGTCGAGGCGGCGAAGGACGAACTCCTCGCCAAGGGCATCGACGAGAAGAAGTTCGAGGCCGGCGGCTGGACCATCACTCTCGGCATCGAGAAGAACAAACAGCGGGACCTGGAGAAGGCCGTCAAGCGCAGGCTCACCGACAGCCTCAACCCCAAGCTGCGCAAGGTCGACCAGGACGCCCAGCTCGGCGCCGCGTCGGTGGACCCCAAGACCGGCCGGGTCGTCGCCATGTACGGCGGCACGGGCTATACCAAGCACTGGGTCAACAACGCGCTGCGCTCCGACTACCAGCCGGCCTCCACCTTCAAGCCGCTGATCCTCGCCTCGGCGATGGAGAACGAGGCCAAGACCCAGGACAACGTCCGGATCACCCCCAACACGATCTACGACGGCCGTAACCGACGCCCGGTCGTCGGCGGCACCATCCCCTTCGCCCCGCCCAACGAGGACGAGCGCGAGTACGGGAAGATCAGCGTCCAGACGGCGATGAACAATTCCGTCAACTCCGTCTTCGCGCAGATGGGGGAGGACGTCGGCCTGGACAACGTCAAGAAGACCGCGGTCAGCCTGGGCATGAACGGCTCCAAGATCGACGTCAAGCCCGCGATGACCCTGGGCACCATGGGCGCCAGCCCGCTCCAGATGGCCGGCGCGTACGCCACGCTCGACAACCACGGCAGGAAGGTCACCCCGTCGCTGGTCGTCAAGGCCGAGCACGGCATCGAAGGGGAGATGACGCTGCCGGACCCGATCGGCGACCGGGTGCTCAGCCGACAGACCGCCGACACCGTCACCTCCGTCCTCGCGGGCGTGGTCAACGACGGCACGGCCTCGGGCGCGGTGAAGAACACCGCCTACAAGGCGGTGGGCAAGACCGGCACCTCCGACGACAACAAGTCGGCCTGGTTCGTGGGCTATACGCCCAAGCTGGTCACCGCGGTCGGCATGTTCGGTGAGAACTCCAAGGCCGACGGGAAGATCCCGCAGGGTGCCCAGGTCACGCTGAAGGGCACCGGTGGCGGCGGCCGCGTCAACGGCGGCGGTTACCCGGCAAGGGTGTGGGCCGACTACACGGCGGCCGCGCTCGGTTCCGACATCGGCGCCGACTTCGATCTGGAAACCGACCTCGGCGCCGGGGTGCCCCCGCCTCCCTCTCCGACGCCGACCACCCCTCCGAGCCCCACCCCGTCCCCCTCCCAGTCGCCGAGCGGTACCCCGTCGCAGACCCCCAGCGGTACGCCGTCGCAGACCCCGACGCCGACCGGGCCCCCGACGCCCACCGGCCCGCCCACCTCTACCCCGACCGGCACCTTCCCGCCGGACGGCGGCACGACGGACGGCAGTGACGGCGATCCCGACAACAAGCCCAACAGGGGCGGCAGGGAACCCGTGTCCGGCCTGGAGTGA
- a CDS encoding SPFH domain-containing protein: MPDRTSADLTAPAAPAAPADVTDLTVDAPDMPEPQVREKPAHSIPGGVALLLTVLGVFLGIAVAIAGGMIGSGGNNAAGVPMFIVGVLLVIGSIFFMTGVKMVAPGEARVIQLFGRYVGTIRTDGLRWVNPLTSAQKISTRVRNHETAVLKVNDAYGNPIELASIVVWKVDDTAQALFEVDDFVEFVATQTEAAVRHIAIEYPYDAHDEGALSLRGNAEEITEKLAAELTARVQAAGVRIIESRFSHLAYAPEIASAMLQRQQAGAVVAARQQIVEGAVGMVESALARINEQGIVELDEERKAAMVSNLMVVLCGDRAAQPVLNTGSLYQ; this comes from the coding sequence ATGCCAGACCGGACATCCGCAGACCTCACCGCCCCCGCAGCCCCCGCAGCCCCCGCCGACGTCACCGACCTCACCGTCGACGCACCCGACATGCCCGAGCCCCAGGTCCGCGAGAAGCCGGCGCACAGCATCCCGGGCGGCGTCGCCCTGCTGCTCACCGTGCTCGGGGTCTTCCTCGGCATCGCCGTCGCCATCGCCGGCGGCATGATCGGGTCGGGCGGCAACAACGCGGCCGGGGTGCCGATGTTCATCGTCGGCGTCCTGCTGGTGATCGGCTCGATCTTCTTCATGACCGGCGTGAAGATGGTCGCCCCCGGTGAGGCCCGGGTGATCCAGCTCTTCGGCCGGTACGTCGGCACCATCCGCACCGACGGCCTGCGCTGGGTCAACCCGCTCACCAGCGCCCAGAAGATCTCCACCAGGGTGCGCAACCACGAGACCGCCGTACTGAAGGTGAACGACGCCTACGGCAACCCGATCGAGCTGGCCTCGATCGTCGTGTGGAAGGTCGACGACACCGCACAGGCGCTCTTCGAGGTCGACGACTTCGTGGAGTTCGTCGCCACCCAGACCGAGGCGGCCGTCCGGCACATCGCGATCGAGTACCCCTATGACGCGCACGACGAGGGCGCGCTGTCGCTGCGCGGAAACGCCGAGGAGATCACCGAGAAGCTCGCCGCCGAACTGACCGCCCGGGTCCAGGCCGCCGGCGTACGGATCATCGAGTCCCGCTTCAGCCACCTCGCCTACGCCCCCGAGATCGCCTCCGCGATGCTCCAGCGGCAGCAGGCCGGCGCGGTCGTCGCGGCCCGCCAGCAGATCGTCGAGGGCGCGGTCGGCATGGTCGAGTCCGCACTGGCGCGGATCAACGAGCAGGGCATCGTCGAGCTGGACGAGGAGCGCAAGGCGGCCATGGTCAGCAACCTGATGGTGGTGCTGTGCGGCGACCGGGCCGCCCAGCCCGTTCTGAACACCGGGTCCCTCTACCAGTGA
- a CDS encoding glycosyltransferase family 39 protein, with the protein MTSSIAVLRRRLPVWLIPMLWTLTLGLWGLSRQRSVWRDEAATWQVAQRTVAEIWHVLGQVDVVHGLYYLLMHGLFEFFGPSTTTLRLPSVVAMALAAACVTVIGHRLAGAWAGLGGGLALGLLPAVQFYLQEGRPYALVAAGAAISTLLLVTVLEGRGRAVHWAAYGGAVLVCGLLNWLSLLILPAHAATLIWTRAQRGMWTRWAAASAGAVTAALPLIVFSRRQSDQVSWIPPLTWHMMIGPAVLLAIGGLGALLDRPRAGRLSVAAVGLPLLAVPQISLIGLSLVQPLFLDRYILFSMLGLALLIGTALGAAVRAIGPRFPGASPWLVPVTVAVAVVALLPQSLAKRSPASRVDDVLAIADDVRRLKNAGDAVLFVPAARRDTALVSPDDFAGLRDIALAESPVASGTLKGEEADPARIRTALLAQQRILLVTDAPRVARPVSAERDKVKTAVLKKYFTVVTDEQVRGRRVTLYQRLGPARRPPGGPARTPDA; encoded by the coding sequence ATGACTTCCTCTATAGCCGTTCTCCGGCGCCGCCTGCCCGTCTGGCTGATCCCGATGCTGTGGACCCTCACGCTCGGCCTGTGGGGGCTGTCCCGCCAGCGCAGTGTGTGGCGGGACGAGGCCGCGACCTGGCAGGTGGCCCAGCGGACCGTCGCTGAGATCTGGCACGTGCTGGGGCAGGTCGATGTCGTGCACGGGCTCTACTACCTGCTGATGCATGGGCTCTTCGAATTTTTCGGGCCCAGTACCACGACCCTGCGGCTGCCCTCCGTGGTGGCCATGGCGCTGGCGGCGGCCTGTGTGACGGTCATCGGCCACCGGCTGGCCGGGGCCTGGGCGGGTTTGGGGGGAGGGCTGGCGCTCGGACTGCTTCCGGCCGTGCAGTTCTATCTCCAAGAGGGCCGCCCGTATGCGCTGGTCGCGGCCGGGGCCGCGATCTCGACGCTGCTGCTGGTGACCGTGCTTGAGGGGCGTGGTCGAGCAGTGCACTGGGCGGCGTACGGGGGCGCGGTCCTGGTGTGCGGGCTGTTGAACTGGTTGTCGCTGCTGATCCTGCCCGCGCACGCGGCGACCCTGATCTGGACGCGGGCACAGCGCGGGATGTGGACACGCTGGGCGGCGGCCTCGGCGGGCGCTGTGACGGCTGCGCTGCCGTTGATCGTGTTCAGTCGGCGCCAGTCCGACCAGGTGTCCTGGATCCCGCCTCTGACGTGGCACATGATGATCGGCCCGGCGGTCCTGCTGGCGATCGGCGGTCTCGGGGCCCTGCTGGATCGGCCGCGGGCAGGCCGGCTGTCGGTGGCGGCCGTCGGGCTGCCGCTGCTCGCGGTGCCGCAGATCAGCCTGATCGGCCTCTCCCTGGTCCAGCCGCTGTTCCTGGACCGCTACATTCTGTTCAGCATGCTGGGTCTGGCACTGCTGATCGGTACGGCGCTGGGCGCAGCGGTACGGGCGATCGGGCCGCGATTCCCCGGAGCCTCGCCGTGGCTTGTCCCGGTAACGGTCGCCGTGGCGGTGGTGGCGCTGTTGCCGCAGTCGCTGGCCAAGCGGTCTCCGGCGAGCCGGGTGGACGACGTCCTGGCGATAGCGGACGACGTGCGGCGGCTGAAGAACGCCGGGGATGCGGTGCTCTTCGTACCGGCGGCCCGGCGCGACACCGCGCTGGTCTCCCCCGATGACTTCGCCGGACTGCGGGACATTGCGCTGGCGGAGAGCCCTGTGGCGTCCGGGACGCTGAAGGGCGAGGAGGCCGATCCGGCGCGGATACGGACCGCGTTGTTGGCACAACAGCGGATACTGTTGGTCACTGATGCGCCCAGGGTGGCCCGGCCGGTGTCGGCGGAGCGGGACAAGGTGAAGACTGCCGTGTTGAAGAAGTACTTCACGGTGGTGACGGACGAGCAGGTCCGCGGGCGGCGGGTGACGCTGTACCAGCGGCTCGGACCAGCTCGGCGACCCCCCGGCGGCCCGGCGCGCACCCCGGACGCGTAA
- a CDS encoding PadR family transcriptional regulator, giving the protein MSIGHTLLGLLESGPRHGYDLKRAFDEHFGHDRPLHYGQVYSTMSRLLKNGLVEVDAVEAGAGPERKRYAITDAGITDVAQWLARPEKPEPYLQSTLYTKVVLALMTDRDAAELLDTQRTEHLRLMRGLTERKRGGDLADQLICDHALFHLEADLRWLELTAARLDRLAETVRA; this is encoded by the coding sequence ATGTCAATCGGTCATACGCTGCTGGGCCTCCTGGAGTCCGGCCCCCGCCATGGCTACGACCTCAAGCGGGCCTTCGACGAACACTTCGGCCACGACCGCCCGCTGCACTACGGGCAGGTCTACTCCACCATGTCCCGGCTGCTGAAGAACGGCCTGGTCGAGGTGGACGCCGTGGAGGCCGGCGCGGGCCCGGAACGCAAGCGGTACGCGATCACCGACGCCGGTATCACCGATGTCGCCCAGTGGCTCGCCCGCCCCGAGAAGCCCGAGCCCTACCTCCAGTCGACCCTCTACACCAAGGTCGTCCTGGCGCTGATGACCGACCGCGACGCCGCCGAGCTGCTGGACACCCAGCGCACCGAGCATCTGCGGCTGATGCGCGGACTGACCGAGCGCAAGCGCGGCGGCGACCTCGCCGATCAGCTGATCTGCGATCACGCGCTGTTCCACCTCGAAGCCGATCTGCGCTGGCTGGAGCTGACCGCCGCGCGACTGGACCGGCTGGCCGAAACGGTCCGGGCATGA
- a CDS encoding ABC transporter ATP-binding protein, with product MTPEGSLLSAEGLHKAYGATPALDGADFSIHPGEVVAVMGPSGSGKSTLLHCLAGIIRPDSGSVRYGPHLLTELSDARRSALRRTDFGFVFQFGQLVPELTALENVALPLRLNGAKRKEAERQAGEWLARLEVDTVAGQRPGELSGGQGQRIAVARALATRPRVIFADEPTGALDSLNGERVLTLLTDAARDTSAAVVLVTHESRVAAYSDREIVVRDGKVKDMLAL from the coding sequence ATGACGCCGGAAGGATCCCTGCTCTCGGCCGAGGGACTGCACAAGGCGTACGGGGCGACACCGGCACTGGACGGCGCGGACTTCTCCATCCACCCCGGCGAGGTCGTCGCCGTCATGGGCCCCTCCGGCTCCGGCAAGTCCACGCTGCTGCACTGCCTCGCCGGGATCATCCGGCCGGACTCCGGCAGCGTCCGCTACGGCCCGCACCTGCTGACCGAGCTGAGCGACGCCCGGCGCAGCGCCCTGCGCCGTACCGACTTCGGCTTCGTCTTCCAGTTCGGCCAGCTCGTCCCGGAGCTGACGGCTCTGGAGAACGTCGCGCTGCCGCTGCGGCTGAACGGCGCCAAGCGCAAGGAGGCCGAGCGGCAGGCCGGTGAGTGGCTGGCGCGGCTGGAGGTCGACACGGTCGCCGGGCAGCGGCCCGGTGAGCTCTCCGGCGGACAGGGCCAGCGGATCGCGGTCGCCCGCGCGCTCGCCACCCGGCCACGGGTGATCTTCGCGGACGAGCCCACCGGCGCCCTGGACTCCCTCAACGGCGAACGGGTGCTGACCCTGCTGACCGACGCGGCCCGGGACACCAGCGCCGCCGTCGTCCTGGTCACCCATGAATCCCGGGTCGCCGCCTACTCCGACCGCGAGATCGTCGTCCGCGACGGCAAGGTGAAGGACATGCTCGCGCTATGA
- a CDS encoding FtsX-like permease family protein — protein MSPLRSHAGSGGRGGAAGSGDSGGGPATPAPQDPPAALPAVPRTGPVTWARDLAMGMRFAAGGGREGWIRTALTAAGVALGVAVLLLGASVPSLMDSWHGREKARENLGQKHDPKPADDTLLYTSVDTTYRGAQIRGRLVRPDGAHPPVPPGVRQLPGPGRMLVSPALKELLDSPDGALLRDRLDYRVAGVIGDDGLLGPRELTYFAQSATLRAPDGYRIDHFGKSWDPKPMRAPAVLLVIMTCVALMTPVLVFIGTSVRFGTERRERRLAALRLVGADIRTARRIASGEALFGSLLGLAAGAALFLGGRQFASVITLWDINVFPSDVVPGPLAAALTAVLVPTAAVLVTLFAQRGVTVEPLGIVRNRRAVRRRLWWRVALPAVGTLLLLPLAWQRPWTDTAPNTIRLTAGAMLLLFGVTALLPWLVDAVVRRLHGGPVPWQLAVRRLRLNSGSATRSVSGITVAVAGAIAIHMLLTGMQTGYAQAYAESGKLPRIGLWGSTDSWPQTQRALDALRATPGVTAARGTIDANVGRLPAAGRDPADEAHATVAVGSCAELRRLARVPSCRDGDLFVTDTRDADSPVSPGATIDLNPAIIVDDSRGPARPWKIPETARDARMLSPGTGPGRFSYDLLATPSALDVSRLKVPDMELQVDFDRDAEDAVEHIRNTAARINPTMNEFSVVDNPHDEQLGSVRDGLFAGAVITLLLIGAGLITSTVEQLHERRRLLSTLDACGTRRTTLGWSVLWQTAVPVVLGLGLAVGCGLGLGALLLTMIDTPVTVDWPVVAGMTAIGAGVILFVTALSLPPLWRMMRPDGLRTE, from the coding sequence ATGAGCCCGCTCCGCTCGCACGCCGGCAGCGGCGGGCGCGGCGGCGCGGCCGGCTCCGGGGACTCCGGGGGCGGGCCCGCCACGCCCGCGCCCCAGGACCCGCCCGCCGCGCTGCCCGCCGTCCCGCGCACCGGTCCCGTCACCTGGGCCCGCGACCTCGCCATGGGCATGCGGTTCGCCGCGGGCGGCGGACGCGAGGGCTGGATCCGTACGGCGCTGACGGCGGCGGGCGTGGCCCTGGGCGTGGCGGTCCTGCTGCTCGGGGCGTCCGTGCCGTCCCTGATGGACTCCTGGCACGGCCGGGAGAAGGCCCGCGAGAACCTCGGCCAGAAGCACGACCCGAAGCCCGCCGACGACACCCTGCTCTACACCTCGGTGGACACCACCTACCGCGGCGCGCAGATCCGCGGCCGCCTGGTGCGCCCGGACGGCGCGCATCCGCCCGTACCGCCCGGCGTCCGCCAACTCCCCGGCCCCGGCCGGATGCTGGTCTCCCCCGCCCTCAAGGAGCTGCTGGACTCCCCCGACGGCGCGCTGCTCCGCGACCGGCTGGACTACCGGGTGGCCGGTGTCATCGGCGACGACGGACTGCTCGGACCACGGGAACTCACCTACTTCGCGCAGAGCGCCACGCTGCGCGCCCCCGACGGCTACCGCATCGACCACTTCGGCAAGAGCTGGGACCCGAAGCCGATGCGGGCACCCGCCGTCCTCCTCGTGATCATGACGTGTGTGGCGCTGATGACGCCGGTGCTGGTCTTCATCGGCACCTCCGTACGCTTCGGCACCGAGCGCCGGGAGCGCCGGCTGGCCGCGCTGCGGCTGGTCGGCGCCGACATCCGTACGGCCCGGCGGATCGCCTCCGGCGAGGCGCTGTTCGGCTCGCTGCTGGGGCTGGCCGCGGGCGCCGCGCTGTTCCTGGGCGGGCGGCAGTTCGCGTCGGTGATCACGCTCTGGGACATCAACGTCTTCCCCTCGGACGTCGTCCCCGGCCCGCTCGCCGCGGCGCTGACCGCCGTCCTCGTCCCGACGGCGGCGGTGCTGGTGACGCTTTTCGCGCAGCGCGGCGTCACCGTCGAGCCGCTGGGCATCGTCCGCAACCGGCGGGCCGTCCGCCGCCGGCTGTGGTGGCGCGTGGCGCTGCCCGCCGTGGGCACCCTGCTGCTGCTTCCGCTGGCCTGGCAGCGGCCGTGGACCGACACCGCGCCGAACACCATCCGGCTGACGGCCGGTGCCATGCTGCTGCTGTTCGGCGTCACGGCGCTGCTGCCCTGGCTGGTCGACGCCGTGGTGCGGCGGCTGCACGGCGGCCCGGTCCCCTGGCAACTGGCCGTCCGCCGCCTCCGGTTGAACAGCGGCTCGGCCACCCGCTCGGTCAGCGGCATCACCGTCGCGGTGGCCGGCGCCATCGCGATCCACATGCTGCTGACCGGCATGCAGACCGGCTATGCGCAGGCGTACGCGGAGTCCGGCAAGCTACCGCGGATCGGCCTGTGGGGCAGCACCGACAGCTGGCCGCAGACCCAGCGCGCGCTCGACGCGCTGCGCGCCACCCCCGGCGTGACGGCGGCCCGCGGCACCATCGACGCGAACGTCGGCCGGCTGCCCGCCGCCGGCCGGGACCCGGCCGACGAGGCCCATGCCACGGTCGCCGTCGGCAGCTGCGCCGAGCTGCGCAGACTGGCCCGTGTGCCGTCCTGCCGGGACGGCGACCTCTTCGTCACGGACACCCGGGACGCCGACTCGCCCGTCAGCCCCGGCGCGACCATCGACCTCAACCCTGCGATCATCGTGGACGACAGCCGGGGTCCCGCCCGCCCCTGGAAGATCCCCGAGACGGCCCGCGACGCCCGGATGCTCTCCCCCGGAACCGGACCCGGCCGCTTCTCGTACGACCTCCTGGCCACCCCGTCGGCGCTGGACGTCAGCCGGCTCAAGGTCCCCGACATGGAGCTCCAGGTCGACTTCGACCGGGACGCCGAGGACGCGGTGGAGCACATCCGCAACACCGCGGCGCGCATCAACCCGACGATGAACGAGTTCTCCGTCGTCGACAATCCGCACGACGAGCAGCTCGGCAGCGTCCGCGACGGCCTGTTCGCGGGCGCCGTCATCACCCTGCTGCTGATCGGCGCGGGCCTGATCACCTCCACCGTCGAGCAGCTCCACGAGCGCCGGCGACTGCTGTCCACCCTCGACGCCTGCGGCACCCGCCGCACCACGCTCGGCTGGTCGGTCCTGTGGCAGACCGCCGTCCCGGTCGTCCTCGGCCTGGGCCTCGCGGTGGGGTGCGGGCTCGGACTGGGGGCACTGCTGCTCACCATGATCGACACGCCGGTTACCGTGGACTGGCCGGTGGTGGCGGGGATGACCGCCATCGGCGCCGGCGTGATCCTGTTCGTCACGGCGCTGAGCCTGCCTCCGCTGTGGCGCATGATGCGGCCCGACGGCTTGCGGACGGAGTGA
- a CDS encoding FtsX-like permease family protein, whose amino-acid sequence MQDPRGRPAVRFTHDLLMGARFAVIGGRHGWLRTVLTALGVGLGVAVLLLAAAIPSALTAAKHREAARTTVSVEEGHGPTDRTLLIASVNSGYRDMAVNGLAVQAEGPHAPVPPGLSRLPGPGELAVSPALAELLASPDGALLKERFPQLRITAHIGDEGLINPGELLYYQGTDALRAPDDGVDRITEFGTVGNPVEPEPLVVLAIIVGCAALLVPVTVFVATAIRLGGERRDLRLAALRLVGADRATTRRIAAGEALAGSLLGLLTGTALFLAVRIPLSSLTLFGLGAFPSDVVPDPVLTSVIALGLPVCAVGVALFTMRRVTVEPLGVTRKAPPLRRRLWWRPLLPAAGVALLLPQVIGGVRSGDAASAQVIVGVSLLLLGVAAFLPWLLDAVVAWLCRGGLGRRGGQSWHLAVRRLQLTSGTASRSISGITVAVAGAIAAQVLLSGALPGLTDMPRGSSRWVVAGAREDTAPAARAHRLDARLGTAEGVRASHGLITGYADSAAHQRAMAHGSGHEDDDPEPYPVTVADCATLRALTRITACSDGDVFLAEDPDDAFRLPRPGERLALSPLGSEEAGHKPATWTVPATARHTAPARELPPRVDATGLLATPRALDATHLHDATVNVMLRLDPDRPDALDHVRNIAAQVDIRAELYTYDAADTDDALGTVRRALAAGAVAVLVLIGAGLLITTLEQLHERARLLSALDALGTPRTVLGLSVLWYTTIPVVLGLTLAVACGLGLGTLLLHMVDRPPMPDWPTILTLTGTAAVVIVGVTVMSLPLLWRLMRPEGLRTE is encoded by the coding sequence ATGCAGGACCCCCGGGGGCGGCCAGCCGTCCGCTTCACCCACGACCTCCTCATGGGCGCGCGGTTCGCGGTCATCGGCGGCCGGCACGGCTGGCTGCGGACCGTCCTCACGGCGCTCGGCGTCGGCCTGGGCGTCGCCGTCCTGCTGCTCGCGGCCGCCATCCCGAGCGCGCTGACCGCCGCCAAGCACCGCGAAGCGGCACGCACGACCGTCTCCGTCGAGGAGGGCCACGGGCCCACCGACCGCACCCTGCTGATCGCCTCGGTGAACAGCGGCTACCGGGACATGGCGGTGAACGGCCTGGCGGTGCAGGCGGAGGGACCGCACGCCCCCGTCCCGCCGGGCCTGTCCCGGCTGCCCGGCCCCGGCGAGCTGGCCGTCTCGCCCGCCCTCGCCGAGCTGCTGGCCTCCCCCGATGGCGCGCTCCTCAAGGAACGCTTCCCGCAGCTGCGGATCACCGCCCACATCGGCGACGAGGGGCTGATCAACCCCGGCGAACTCCTCTACTACCAGGGCACCGACGCGCTACGAGCACCCGACGACGGCGTCGACCGGATCACCGAATTCGGCACCGTCGGCAACCCGGTCGAGCCGGAGCCCCTGGTGGTGCTGGCGATCATCGTGGGCTGTGCCGCGCTGCTGGTGCCGGTCACCGTCTTCGTCGCCACGGCGATCCGCCTCGGCGGGGAGCGCCGCGACCTGCGGCTCGCCGCGCTGCGGCTGGTGGGCGCCGACCGGGCCACCACCCGCCGGATCGCCGCCGGCGAGGCGCTGGCCGGCTCCCTGCTCGGCCTGCTCACCGGCACCGCGCTCTTCCTCGCCGTCCGGATCCCGCTCAGCTCCCTCACCCTCTTCGGCCTCGGCGCCTTCCCCTCCGACGTCGTACCGGACCCGGTGCTGACCTCCGTCATCGCACTGGGCCTGCCGGTCTGCGCGGTCGGCGTCGCGCTGTTCACCATGCGGCGGGTCACCGTCGAACCCCTGGGCGTGACCCGCAAGGCGCCGCCGCTGCGCCGCCGGCTGTGGTGGCGGCCGCTGCTGCCGGCCGCGGGGGTGGCGCTGCTGCTGCCGCAGGTGATCGGCGGCGTGCGGAGCGGCGACGCCGCCAGCGCCCAGGTGATCGTCGGGGTGTCGCTGCTCCTGTTGGGCGTCGCGGCGTTCCTGCCCTGGCTGCTGGACGCCGTGGTGGCCTGGCTGTGCCGCGGCGGCCTCGGCCGGCGCGGCGGCCAGTCCTGGCATCTGGCCGTCCGGCGGCTGCAGTTGACCAGCGGTACGGCCAGCCGCTCGATCAGCGGGATCACCGTGGCGGTGGCCGGTGCCATCGCCGCACAGGTGCTGCTGTCCGGCGCGTTGCCCGGACTCACCGACATGCCCCGGGGCTCCTCCCGGTGGGTCGTGGCCGGCGCCCGGGAAGACACCGCGCCCGCCGCCCGCGCCCACCGGCTGGACGCCCGCCTGGGCACGGCCGAGGGCGTCCGCGCGTCCCACGGCCTGATCACCGGCTACGCGGACTCCGCCGCGCACCAGCGGGCCATGGCGCACGGCTCCGGCCACGAGGACGACGACCCCGAGCCCTACCCGGTGACCGTCGCCGACTGTGCCACCCTGCGCGCGCTGACCCGGATCACCGCCTGCTCAGACGGCGATGTCTTCCTCGCCGAGGACCCCGATGACGCCTTCCGGCTGCCGCGCCCCGGCGAGCGGCTGGCGCTCAGCCCGCTCGGCAGCGAGGAGGCCGGCCACAAGCCGGCCACCTGGACGGTGCCGGCCACCGCCCGGCACACCGCCCCGGCCCGCGAGCTCCCGCCCCGCGTCGACGCGACCGGTCTGCTCGCCACCCCCAGAGCCCTGGACGCCACCCACCTCCACGACGCCACCGTGAACGTCATGCTGCGGCTCGACCCGGACCGCCCCGACGCCCTCGACCACGTCCGCAACATCGCCGCCCAGGTCGACATCCGCGCCGAGCTGTACACCTACGATGCCGCCGACACCGACGACGCCCTCGGCACCGTCCGCCGTGCCCTGGCCGCCGGCGCCGTCGCCGTCCTGGTGCTGATCGGCGCCGGCCTGCTGATCACCACCCTGGAACAACTCCACGAACGCGCGCGCCTGTTGTCCGCCCTGGACGCCCTCGGCACCCCGCGCACCGTCCTGGGCCTCTCGGTCCTCTGGTACACCACCATCCCGGTGGTCCTCGGCCTGACCCTCGCCGTCGCCTGCGGCCTGGGCCTGGGCACCCTCCTCCTGCACATGGTCGACCGCCCGCCGATGCCGGACTGGCCCACGATCCTGACCCTCACGGGGACGGCGGCCGTCGTGATCGTCGGCGTGACGGTGATGTCGCTGCCGCTGCTGTGGAGGCTGATGCGGCCGGAGGGGCTTCGTACGGAGTGA